The genomic interval acttttgagacagggtcttttcaGTGACTCTGCAGCTCACCAATTGACGAGACTGCCTAGCCAGGGAGCCTTGGAAATCTGACTGTGTCTACCTATAGCACGCCCACGCCCCTGCTCTAtggttacaaatgtgtgtgcttattttgttttcttttacatggCAGCTAAGGGTgcgaactcaggccttcatgcatACACGGCCATCTCTCCGCCCTTGTCTCCCCGCCGCCTccggttttggtttttcgatacagggtttttctgtgtaacagtcctggctatcctggactcattttggtagaccaggctggccttgaactcacagagattggcctgcctctgcctcccaagtgctgggattaaaggcatgcgccaccacccagcagtCGAATTCTCATTTAGCATCTTCAAGTTTCTGGGcaagattcctagtggggggggcactatcacaagattcctagtgggggggacactatcacaagattcctagtgggggggacactatcacaagattcctaggggggggacactatcacagattcctagtggggggggacactatcacaagattcctagtggggggggacactatcacaagattcctaggggggggacactatcacaagattcctagtggggggacactatcacaagattcctagtgggaggacactatcacaagattcctagtggggggGGACACTATCACAAGGATTCCCTAGTGGGGGACCTATCACAAGATTCTAGTGGGGGGGACactatcacaagattcctagtggggggggacactatcacaagattcctagtgggggACACTATCACAATAATTCCTAGTGGGGGACactatcacaagattcctagtggggggacactatcacaagattcctagtgggggacactatcacaagattcctagtggggggGACACTttcacaagattcctagtgggggggacactatcacaagattcctagtggggggggacactatcacaagattcctagtgggggggacactatcacaagattcctagtgggggggacactatcacagattcctagtggggggacactatcacaagattcctagtggggggacactatcacaagattcctagtggggggggacactatcacaagattcctagtggggggacactatcacaagattcctagtggggggggcactatcacaagattcctagACCTATCATAAGATTCCTAGTGGGGGGACactatcacaagattcctagtgggaggacactatcacaagattcctagtggggggggacactatcacaagattcctagtggggggacactatcacaagattcctagtgggggggcattatcacaagattcctagtggggggGACACTATCAAAGATTCCTAGTGGGGGGGGACACTATACACAAGATTCCTAGTGTGGGGGGACactatcacaagattcctagtgggaGGACACTATccacaagattcctagtgggggggacactatcacagattcctagtggggggacactatcacaagattcctagttgggggacactatcacaagattcctagtggggggacactatcacaagattcctagtggggggggacactatcacaagattcctagtggggggGACACTAgcacaagattcctagtggggggACACTATcaagattcctagtggggggacactatcacaagattcctagtggggggacactatcacaagattcctagtgggggggacactatcacaagattcctagtgggggggacactatcacaagattcctagtgggggggacactatcacaagattcctagtgggggggacactatcacaagattcctagtgggggggacactatcacaagattcctagtgggggggggacactatcacaagattcctagtggggggggacactatcacaagattcctagtgggggggacactatcacaagattcctagtgggggggacactatcacaagattcctagtggggggggacactatcacaagattcctagtggggggacactatcacaagattcctagtggggggACACTATCAAAGATTCCTAGTGGGGGGGACactatcacaagattcctagtgggaggacactatcacaagattcctagtggggggACACctatcacaagattcctagtggggggGACACTATCACAAGATTCTATGGTGGGGGGACactatcacaagattcctagtgggggggacactatcacaagattcctagtggggagacactatcacaagattcctagtgggggggggacactatcacaagattcctagtgggggggacactatcacaagattcctagtgggggggacactatcacaagattcctagtgggggggacactatcacaagattcctagtgggggggacactatcacaagattcctagtggggggGACACTATCACAGGATTCCTAGTGGGGGGACACTATCACAAGCCACTTAGGAATAACCTCAACCTGTAAGAAAGGTGAgttgaagtcaggtgtggtggtgcatgcctttaataccagtgcttaggaggcagaggcaggaagatttctgtgagttcgaggccagcctaatctataaaaaaatgagtccaggacagccagggctctgtgtaacagagaaaccctgtcttgcaaaaccaaaaagaaaagtgagCTGTGATGGCCAGGAGAAGTTTTCTCAGAGCCGTATCAACAGTATTTGGCAGGGAGCAGTACACATTAATGTGGCCACAGACTCTTAGAGAACTGAGACTTCTCAGACATGTTTGCCATTCCAAAATGCTATAAGAATGAAAACGGTTAATTTTTAGGACAAGAATAtgacactttgttttttttaaattatttatttattaattatacagtgttttgcctgcatgccagaagatggcaccagatctcattgtcgatggttgtgagccaccatgtggttgctgggaattgaactcacgacctttggaagagcaggcagtgctcttaaccttgagccctctctccagcctgatactttgttttgttgttgttgttgttttgagacagggtttctctgtgtagccctggaactctgtagactaggctggccttgacctcagagatccacctgcctctgccttccatgctctgggattaaagttatggccaccaccacccagctgtcaCTATTATACTCTTTTAACTGATAGGAGGATCACAGGCAACATTACCTCACAAAGATTGTGTGCTAACAGGGACTGGCATCAGAAAAACTCAAAGGGTCTTTGAAGTCAGGCAGTGGGTCAATTTTTAATCTCTGTCTTATCTCCACAGTCATTGGAAAGATGGAAGTCACAGAATATTGATTTCAAAGTAAAGTGCTAACTTaagcaattaaagaaagaaaaattcttatttttctcatttagattcattttttatttaagacaaaaaaaaaaccccacaaacctGGGACTCTCCATATATTATTAGTTGTGTTCATAATATTGCAGaataagcagaaagaatcaaatggtatatactcacttatatctgcatactagcccaaggggcatgtcccacgaaagccttcacttaccaggaaactgggacggaggggaggacatcctattgggactctaaatgagagaagcatgggagaataacaaagtagaaggatccagagggtcctagaaacctacaagtagaacattatgataggcagatttgggcccaagcgtcccgctcaaactaaggcaccagccaaggacaatacaggtggtaaactttaaacccctacctagatctagccaatggtcagaacattctccacagttgagtggagagtagggtatgactttctcacgtactctggtgcctcacatttgaccatgtcccctggagggggagacctggtggcactcagaggaaggacagcaagtagccaagaagagacttgataccctatgagcatatacagggggatgtaatccccctcaggaacagtcataggggaggggaataatgggaaaatgggagggagggaagaatgggaggatacaagggataggataaacattgagatgtaacaagaatcaattaataataaaaaaatattgcagAATATTAGTAAGCCTTTGTTGTTATGTAGCGACTGTAAAGacaattctttgttttatttttgattatcaGGTGTGTTTGTCAGCTTTTCATCAATATAACAGTTACCCGaggagaaaacttaaaaatagaagaGATGATTTTActtcacagttttagaggttttacTCCATGTATCTCACTGGTCCaattctgtgaagagacaccatgaccaaggcaacttagaaaaggaaaacatttatctGGGGCTTCCTTACAGTTTCCAGGGATAAACCATGACCACAATAGTGggaagtatggcagcaggcaggcatggcactggaacagTAGCTATGGAATTATTTATCAGACTGGGTCTGGTTTAGGCCTATCCTAGATTGACTTACtttctccaccaaggccacaccttgcaatcttcttttaagtttttttttaacatatacatttacattattacacatatttacaataaagtacctatagcaggaagaaccatgacaccatcagtaattatataaatgttacattcttagtgttttggctatttgtattgtcagccttgaagaaaacatctttcctatcttagtgcatctaaaattctgaatgtaaatcaatctccatcaaatttgtcattattaacttaaaacatctatctagacctaaaaacatcttaacccctaaacaattaaggtTCAtcgtaaaactaagctacctggtctttaactccatcagagacttgagaaggaataaacttgagtatgccgggagtgcaggttagtagctttccacttgagaagatgacagttttctacctgattAGTTACCtcaaactctctattatgttggagcatcttcttcagccttctggcccaatatatatgacagacatatttgtgaggcaggaactattgaggacttgcttactctgtcttggcggaatttggctgttgactctgcctgcgtccaagcttgccctttttcaggcagaattctgtctgtgttagaaacacagacgttttgcccagtggcttatttgccacgtttgaagccatctccataagcaggttctttgatgctccacacctcctaatgctaaACAGTCTACCAACTGAGAATGAAGATGGAACATTCAAATATACGAGCCTGTGGGGGCTGTTCTCACTCAACACAACACACCATGACTACCTGGCCCCCTTGTTTTGGGCCTGTGACAGCACAGAACCTTATGGAAGGAGCAAGCAGCAGAAGACTCCATTTACCTCATGTTCTGGAAGTAAACAGAGAGGAACAGATTGGCATCCTCTAGGGGTACACTTTCCATTAGACCCACCTCTTTTAGGTTTCTACCCCTTTACAAAAGCTGGGGGCCTAGTATTTGCCACATGAGCTTTTGGGAAACACCTGAGATCCAAACCATATGCCAAGGTTGGATAGTAACTCCTTCTTTCTTATCAGGAGTTTTTACATGGAGGGAAGTGCCTGGATCAGCTAATTCAGAGACTGCTACAATCAGCAGATGAAGAGGCCATTGCTGAATTGTTGGATGAAAGCCTTAAATCAGTGAAATAAATGcagcttatttattattatgtaaataaaatggaCTTTGATCAAGAAACAAACAGGTGTGGAAATCTTAATGAATATTCAGAGTATAGATGTATCTACAGAGTTTTTATACAAATCACTTTAATGAATGAAAATCACATCTGACAtagaggtttgtttatttatttatctatttggttttttgaggcagggtttctctgtgtagccctggctgtcctggacttactctgtagaccaggatggcctcgaactcatggagatcctcctgcctctgccttccaggtgctgggattaaagatatacaccaccacacccagtgtaaAAGCAATTTTTCTTCACTTGATGTTAACTGTCCTctccaaggcttactgcctctgtttgctaacctaagcctagtcctggaagcttctagcctccatacaatctaatcaaggcctaaaatgttttcagcctctgatacTGCTGGATAAGCCATCCCTTTTTTAGctttttctgaactctagctggctggttAAACTCAGCTGTGTGGTTCAagctcctctcctagctgactgattcaatctggcttctctcacttctgattgaattgctctgcctggcctcaaactaactctagcaatctgttctgaTTGGCTGGCTCTTTCtatctttacctgtgtctagcttgttctcttttcAACCTGTTTCTATAAAACTCTTTCTGTAGAAtgtctctgaattccatgaactgaactgctacaaactcagctccactgcactgcctctcaaccgAATTGActagaacacagagatctgcatgcttctgtctactgaggcctgggattaaaggtgtgtactaccatgcctggacttttctttccttgaaacttgctctataccaggctggccttgaactcagagatccgcttgcctctgtctcctgggattaaaggcgtgtctgtgttccagccagatCTCATagacctggaaggtctttggaagtgatctcttgccaaagcagtggtgttctaaataaaaattcctctacatcttcAACTGAGGGAGAGTGGACTCCTTGAAGCTCTCAGCAGTTAATGACTAAAAGATATTATGCACTGTTTATCCTTTTAATTTTAGGTATTCTGGTGAGTGTGTGTTGAACTCTCAAGCATTTGATTTGTACTCACCTGATAATGAATGACATGGGCAtctttccatatatttttatttgccaGTATACATATAATGGATATTTTCCCAGAGTAGTGCTTAGATATGTACTTTATTTTCACTACACTGGATGAGCAGAAGCTTGGGATCTTGTTGGTTTTCActtagtgtttttattgttttattaaagtgctctgagtgtgtgtgtgtgtccccaaaaCTCTATCCCCAATTAGAAGCTttctctgtttgtgtttgtttccagtctgggtttctctgtgtgtagcttggctgtcctggactcactatgcagaccaggctggcctcgaagtcacagagatccacctgcctctgcctcccaaatgctgcggttaagggcgtgcaccatcacacctggcagcTTTCTTCCTGTTAGGGCtaagatttatctttatttttttttcttagagtttAAGGAAGGGAATCAATTAACATTGTTAACTTTAATAATCTGATCTAGTTGTTTCAAAATCATTTGTTGAAGAGACTCTCCTTTGCATTGCATTGCATTGCTATCTGCTCCTGGGTTGGTGAAATGGCTCCctgagtaaaagtgcttgctaccaagcccttagacctgagtttgaagccGGTTgttgtggtgcatacctttaaccccagcactctcgaggcagaagcaggtctacaaagcgagtccatgacagcgaaggctacacagagaaaccctgtctcgagaaaacacccacacacacacacacacacactgccaccaccaccaccaccaccaacaacaacaacaagccaacCCAAAAGACTTGTAGATTTATTAGGAAGTACTGGACAACTAATTTGAGGTCCTATGAAGGGCATTTATAGATGCCTTTCAAATTTGTGACTACACATAAGCAAGtaggtgtttttgtttcctgttagAGTTTGAATAGGAAATATCCCCTAACACTTATGAGTTTGGTTGCAGGCTCATGGGCTTTTGAGAAGTGACTAGATCCCCAGGGCTCACCATTACTCAACTGAtggattctttttaaaagcttaattaatttgaatttttataattatatttatggtGTGTGAGAGTATGCCTGTGCACAtacgtgaaggtcagaggacaacttgatggaatctgttttctccttccatcatgtgggttctaggggtcaaactcaggtcttgcTTGgttttgtgtatatacacatacatacacacacatgtcattATTATGTCATAAACTTATATATGTGGCATAAATATGCCATttaaacagcaaataaaaaacccaagttATTTGAAGAAATTTACAGGGTTCAGTTTTTGTCATGGTTCATGGCTTCAAATTAGttgatgtatttttataatacacAAACCAATAATGGTTGATTTTACGTTTTATAGACTGCCTATCACTTAATTAACCCTATGTAAATTGCACATACCATTCAATCTTCACACAAACTAAAATACTGTTATCCTCAGGTTTCAAAATTTTTCAGGACAGGCGTGgcggcatacgcctttaatcctagtacttgggaggcagaggcaggtggattactgagtttgaggccagcctggtctacaaagtgagtccaggacagccaaggctacacagagaaaccctgtcttgaaaaacaaacaaaacaaaacaaaattttcagaaggagcaggcatggtggtccacacctttaatcccaggactcaggaggcagaagcaggtggattgctgttagttcaaggccagcctcgtctctaaagcgagtctgggacagtcaaggctacacagagaaaccctgtctcaaaacaaacaaaaaaaccccaaaacaaacaaacaaacaaacaaacaaatcaaacagaaGGAAGTCACACAATCAAAAAatagaatgttttttattttctttttgttgttgttgtggattttttattttttatttttgatacagggtttctcagtgtggcctcaaactcacagagatcccgcctgcctctgcctcccgagtgctagaattaaaggcgtgcaccaccatgcccagttagaATGGGTAGTTTTACTCTGGATTcaaaagccattttattttatcttagtaAGATGGGTTCTCgctacataaccctggctgtcctggaactcactatctagacaaaggtggcttcaaactcagagatccgcctgcctcagcctccccattgctgggattaaaagcgtgcacgaCCACCTCTTTACACCTCTGTGAAagcttcaacaacagaaagcgCTAATAGGTTATGTAAACTACAACTCCCAAGATGCAACGCGGTTTCGACCCCCCCCCTCTGTTTCAGCCCGCGAGTCCAGAGCATCCCGTCATGCATCGAGGCCCGCGAAAGGCAACCTGGGAAGAGTAGTTTGTCCGGGCACCTACTGGTATCGCCAACGCGGCCGAAGCTGTTCCCGCCGCTGGATCCCGAGGTCGTGTCAGGGTGAGCTGAGAGGAGAAAGGGCGTGAAGGGATAGGGTGAGTCAGGCGCTGGCTACGCGATAAAGGGAGGCGGCACCGCGGCGAAGGCTCAGTTGAGTAATTGCAGCCGCGAGCGCAGGCTGTTCTGGGACGCCGCTGAGTCGCCGTCGGCGAGGGAGGCGTGAGGAGGAGCCCGGCGTCTGCAGCCTTTCTGGCCCTAGGGCGCCCCGCCGCCATCTCCACCATGCAGTCCCGGGAAGACGCTCCGCGCTCCCGCCGCCTCGCCAGTCCCCGCGGCAGGCGGCCCAAGAGGATTTCCAAGCCCTCGGTGTCGGCCTTTTTCACGGGCCCGGAGGAACTGAAGGACGCGGCCCACTCTGCCGCCCTCCTGGCGCAGCTCAAGTCTTTCTACGACGCGCGGCTGCTGTGCGACGTGACCATCGAGGTGGTGACGCCTGGCAGCGGGCCTGGCACGGGGCGCCTCTTCTCGTGCAACCGCAACGTGCTGGCCGCGGCGTGCCCCTACTTCAAGAGCATGTTCACGGGCGGCATGTACGAGAGCCAGCAGGCCAGCGTGACCATCCACGACGTGGACGCCGAGTCCTTCGAGGTGTTGGTGGACTACTGCTACACCGGCCGCGTGTCCCTGAGCGAGGCCAACGTGCAGCGGCTGTACGCGGCCTCAGATATGCTCCAGCTGGAGTATGTGCGCGAAGCCTGCGCTTCCTTCCTGGCTCGCCGCCTTGACCTGACCAACTGCACCGCCATCCTCAAGTTTGCCGATGCCTTTGACCATCACAAGCTGCGCTCCCAGGCTCAGTCCTTCATAGCTCACAACTTCAAGCAGCTCAGCAGGATGGGCTCCGTTCGGGAGGAGACGTTGGCCGACCTGACCCTGGCCCAGTTGCTGGCTGTGCTGCGCCTCGACAGTCTGGACGTAGAGAGCGAGAAGACCGTGTGTCACGTGGCGGTGCAGTGGCTCGAGGCTGCTCCCAAAGAGCGGGGCCCCAGTGCTGCAGAAGTCTTCAAGTGTGTCCGTTGGGCACACTTCCCTGCAGAAGATCAGGACTACCTGGGGGGGCTACTGACCAAGCCTATTGTGAAGAAGTACTGCCTGGACGTTGTAGAAGGGGCCCTCCTGCAGCTGCGTTTCGGTGATCGGTTGTACAAGTCAGTGGTGTCCAAGCcaaacagcagccacagcagcagcagcaacagcagcggcaGCAGTAGCTCTGTGGTATCTGTAGCAGAGAATCTGCCACAAAGGTTGGGTATGTGTGCCAAAGAGATGGTAATCTTTTTTGGGCATCCTAGAGATCCTTTTCTCTGCTATGACCCATATTCAGGAGATATTTACACAATGCCATCTCCTTTGACCAGCTTGGCACACACTAAGACCATTACGTCCTCAGCTGTCTGCGTCTCTCCAGACCATGACATCTATCTCGCTGCCCAGCCCAGGAAAGACCTATGGGTGTATAAACCAGCCCAAAATAGTTGGCATCAACTGGCAGACCGACTGCTGTGCCGAGAGGGCATGGATGTGGCATATCTGAATGGCTACATTTACATCTTAGGTGGGCGAGACCCGATTACTGGAGTTAAATTGAAGGAAGTGGAATGCTATAGTGTTCAGAGGAACCAATGGGCATTGGTGGCTCCTGTACCccattctttttattcatttgaacTGATAGTGGTTCAGAACTATCTCTATGCTGTCAACAGTAAGCGCATGCTCTGCTACGATCCTAGCCATAATATGTGGCTGAATTGTGCATCTCTTAAACGAAGCGACTTTCAGGAAGCCTGCGTCTTCAAGGATGAAATCTATTGTATCTGTGACATCCCAGTCATGAAGGTCTACAACCCAGCTAGAGGGGAGTGGAGGCGGATTAGTAACATCCCACTGGACTCAGAAACCCACAACTACCAGATCGTCAATCACGACCAAAAGTTGCTGCTCATCACTTCTACCACCCCACAATGGAAAAAGAACCGTGTGACTGTTTATGAGTATGACAGTAGGGAAGACCAATGGATTAATATAGGTACCATGCTAGGCCTTTTGCAGTTTGACTCTGGCTTTATTTGCCTGTGTGCTCGAGTTTATCCTTCTTGTCTTGAACCTGGTCAGAGTTTCATCACTGAGGAAGA from Acomys russatus chromosome 18, mAcoRus1.1, whole genome shotgun sequence carries:
- the LOC127202216 gene encoding kelch repeat and BTB domain-containing protein 7, with amino-acid sequence MQSREDAPRSRRLASPRGRRPKRISKPSVSAFFTGPEELKDAAHSAALLAQLKSFYDARLLCDVTIEVVTPGSGPGTGRLFSCNRNVLAAACPYFKSMFTGGMYESQQASVTIHDVDAESFEVLVDYCYTGRVSLSEANVQRLYAASDMLQLEYVREACASFLARRLDLTNCTAILKFADAFDHHKLRSQAQSFIAHNFKQLSRMGSVREETLADLTLAQLLAVLRLDSLDVESEKTVCHVAVQWLEAAPKERGPSAAEVFKCVRWAHFPAEDQDYLGGLLTKPIVKKYCLDVVEGALLQLRFGDRLYKSVVSKPNSSHSSSSNSSGSSSSVVSVAENLPQRLGMCAKEMVIFFGHPRDPFLCYDPYSGDIYTMPSPLTSLAHTKTITSSAVCVSPDHDIYLAAQPRKDLWVYKPAQNSWHQLADRLLCREGMDVAYLNGYIYILGGRDPITGVKLKEVECYSVQRNQWALVAPVPHSFYSFELIVVQNYLYAVNSKRMLCYDPSHNMWLNCASLKRSDFQEACVFKDEIYCICDIPVMKVYNPARGEWRRISNIPLDSETHNYQIVNHDQKLLLITSTTPQWKKNRVTVYEYDSREDQWINIGTMLGLLQFDSGFICLCARVYPSCLEPGQSFITEEDDARSESSTEWDLDGFSELDSESGSSSSFSDDEFWVQVAPQRNAPDQQGSL